DNA sequence from the Cohnella herbarum genome:
GCAAGAGCTGAATGCCGTTAAATCCTATGTTTTCCTGCAACTGATCCGCTTCGAAGGACGTTTCGACGTGACCTACGATTTCACGAAAGAGGCCTTATCCGTTCCGGTTATGAAAATGATTCTGCAACCGATCGTGGAGAATGCCGTTTTCCACGGACTTGAGCCCAAAGAAACCAAAGGAATGCTTACGATAAGCGGCGGAATCGCCGACGACGATACGCTGGTACTCCGAATTACGGACGATGGAACCGGCGTTGACGGACAGAAATTGGCGGACATTCAAAGTTTACTTCTGAACGAGGCCTCCTCGACTAACCATAATGGCAGCTACCTTACCGAGAAGGGGAGCATCGGAATCTTAAACGTACACAACCGGCTTCGATTAGCTTTCGGTTCCGCCTACGGCCTCAAGTTCGAGAGCGCACTCGGCCAAGGAACCTGCATCACGTTATCCATGCCTAGAGACTTTATTTTGCCGGGAGGGGACTTTCATGCATAAAGTACTGCTGGTCGACGATGAAAACCTGGTCATTAAGAGCCTTGAAGCCGGAATCGATTGGAAGAAGTCGGGCTTCAGCGTCATAGGGAAAGCCAATAACGGCGTCAAGGCGTTGCAGATGGTTAAAGATTTGAAGCCTCATGTTGTCTTCACGGATATTCGGATGCCTGGGATCTCCGGCTTAGAATTAATTAAAAAAATCAAGGAACTGGACAGTACCGTTCAAATTATCGTCATTAGCGGTTATGCCGAGTTCGCTTACGTACAGAAATCATTGAATTACGGCGTATTAGGGTATTGCCTCAAACCGTTCGACGATCATGAAATCGAGACGCTGCTCCACACGGCCGCAAAAGCGATCGAAGAAATCAAGCACAAGCGCGAGGGGCATCTGCTTGATTTGATCGAAGAAATACCGAACGAGCAGACCCAATCGGCTTTTAAGAAAATATTGTCCGACGAAGGGATTACCGCCGACAACCTTCATGTCGTCGTTACTCTCGGCAAAGGAAAACCGATCATTACCGAGAACGCGAGATCTATCGCCATCCATGTCGGCAGCGCCAAAAGCAGCTATATCGTTCAAAGCCTTAACCGGGAATCGATCGCAAGCACGGTAGCCTCTCCTCTTCCAGAGGGAACTCTGGGGATCGGAATCGCTCAAGCGGAACTCGATATGAACGGGATTATGAAAGCCATGGAGAAGGCTACTCTCAAAGCTTGGGATTTCTTCATTCACGGCCGTAAGGATATCTTCGTCGATCCGGAACAATCCAATGAAATCAGGGCGAATCAATTGCTGAAACAGCTCGAAAAAGCGATCGCCAAGAAGGACTCTCGTCTATTGCGAGCTACGCTTGACGAGATGCTCGAATCGGAGAACAGGCAATGCCTAAGCATCCTTCACGCGCTTAAAATCTATAACCTAGTGTATTTCCACGCATCGGCGGACCCTTCTAATACGCCGGAAGAGGATTATATTTTCAGCAAAGAGCAGCTCTACCACCTGTTCCATAGCTTCGAGTCGATGATCGAGAGCTTGAAGGATTTCCTGATCGATATCGACAAGCCCCCGGAGGAGCAAACGGAAAACAAGACGACGAATGCCAGCCTAAGGGAAGTCCTGAAATATATAAACGAAAACTACAAAAGCGATATTTCCATCCAGAGCATATCGAAAAGCTTCTATTTGAACCCCAATTATCTCAGTCAGCTGTTCAAGCGGGAGCTCGAGGTTACGTTCACGGAGTATGTCACGAAAGTACGCTTGCAGGAAGCCAAAAGCTTGCTCCAAACGACGGGCCTATCCATCGGAGAAATCGCGGAGAACATCGGATTCAGGGATTATTTTTACTTCATTAGAACGTTCAAAAGACATACGCAGCAGACGCCCAAACAATATCGGAATAAAGACAAGCAAGGAATGGGCGGCAAAGCTCATCTTAAGCTACGTCTGGAGGAACGAATGTGAATAGGACCAAGATGAAGATGAAGCTTCTGCCCGCTCTCTTGGCGATCGTGCTCCTCTCTACCATGACGCTAAGCTGCAGCCGTTCCGAGCCTCGTCCGGATCAAACGACCAAAGCGTTAACTCCGAATGAAATGCAGAGACAATCCGAGCATATGGAAATATCGGTCGCGTTGTGGGACCTGGCGGAAAATATGACGAGCTACGATCCGTTAGTCGAACAACTGGAGCAGAAGCTTAACATTACGATCAAACCCGTACCGATCGGGGTAGCTAACTACGTGCAACAAATTCAGATGTGGGCTTCATCGGGCCAGCTTCCCGATATTTTTTCCGTAGATGCGGTGAATTCCCAATATTATCGAAATTGGCGGGATCGCGGCGTCATCCAATCGTTGCCGAGCGATCTGTCCGCTTACCCTTACCTCGAACAATATTTGGATTTTCCGGATCTGCAGGACCTTAAGGACGACGGCAAGCTTTATTTTATTCCGCGCCAAACGTTCGATAGCACCGATTATAATGTCTTGGATCGAATCGTCATCTACAGATGGGATCTTGCTCAGCAAGCAGGCATAACGAAGGAGCCCGAGACGTGGGAAGAATTCAGGGCGCTGCTGAAGGCTATCGTCGACAACGATCCCGAAAATAAGAAAATTACCGGACTGACTAGCGTAGGCAATTTGTTGCTCGGCGGGCTGTTCTGGCTGTACAGCTCTCCGGCGGCAACAAGCGATGGAAGCGGAAGCGACTTCAAATGGATCAAGGAGGACGGAAAATATATTCCCGCGGTTTTCTCCAAACACTCGATCGAATCTTTGAAATTGCTTAGAGATTTCTATACCTCGGGATTGATCGATCCCGATCTGCCGGTTACGCGTGGCGATATGGGAAGAGACAAGTTCGCCCAAGGCGAAGCAGCCGCTTTAATTACGGCAGGCGGTTCGATGCAAGCGGTCGATATTAACATTTACAAGGAACGTTGGCTGAAGCTCCATCCCGACGAGAACGCTTTTTACGATAAAGTCAAAATTCTGAAGCCCTTGAAAGCGATGGACGGTAACCGGTATCATGCGATCTTCAAAACGTTCTGGTCCGAAAGCTACATTTCCTCGAAAGTCGATGCCAAGAAAATGGAGCGGATTTTGCAATTGTTCGACTATATGAACTCGCCCGAATTTCTGGAGATGAGACGTTTCGGATTGAAGGACGTGGATTACACCAAAATCGACGATAAAATTACGGTCATCGATCCTTCGCAGAGCGTGCTGACGAAATACAAACCTTTCTCCTCGCTCGCTAATCTGCTGCATTGGGACGGTATGTTTAAGCTGAATCCCGAGTTTGCGGGGATTTCGCCCGCCGCTCACGAAGCCCAACGGGAACTGATCGATTACTCCATGAAAATGACGGTCAAACAGGATTACGATATTCGCTTAACAAAAATGTCCACTCCGACTAAAGACAGCTTCACGATCTTCGACAGCGACGACATGGTCAGAGTGATGATCAGCAAACTACCGGTCGAGGTGATCTGGCAGGATATCATTGACGGTTATAAGGCTAAGGGACTCGATAGAATGATCGAGGAAGTGAATGCTAAGGCTAAGGAGATGGGCATTGAATAGTTGAATGCTAATGCTTAGGAAAATTGAATTGGCAAACGTAAATGGACGCTAGTTATTCAAATATGGATTATTGACATGTAAAATAGGAGGAAGGCTGGCGAAAAGCCCGTTCGAAATACAGCAATCGGAGGAAACCATCATGCGCTTTATCAGCAACCGTAACATCACCGATCCATCGCTAAATTTGGCTCTTGAGGAATATATATTGCGTTCGTTGCCCGATACCGACGACTACTTGTTGTTCTATATTAATGAACCGTCGATCATCATCGGCAAAAACCAGAACACCGTGGAAGAAATCAACGCGGAGTACGTGGAGGAGAACGGCATTCACATTGTTCGCAGGCTGTCGGGAGGCGGCGCGGTCTACCACGATCTCGGCAACTTGAATTTCAGCTTCATTATGAAGGATGACGGCCAGTCGTTCCATAACTTCAAAAAATTCACCGCGCCCGTAGTCCAAGCTCTTCGCAAGCTCGGAGTGGAAGCGGAATTGACGGGACGCAACGACTTGCAAGTCGGCGAACGCAAAATATCCGGCAACGCTCAGTTCTCCACGCGGGGGAAAATGTTCAGCCACGGAACGCTCCTGTTCGATTCGGAGATGGAGAACGTCGTTTCCGCGCTGAAAGCGAACGCCGAGAAATACGTCTCCAAAGCAACGAAGTCGATCCGCAGCAGAGTCGCTAACATTTCGGAGTTTCTGGCTGAGCCGATGACGATCGAGCAATTCAAGACTAGCTTGCTGACCTCGTTATTCGAGGGGGAGAAAGATATACCTTATTATGAGCTGAGCGAGCAAGATTGGGATAACGTTCGCAAGCTGGCGGATGAACGTTACCGGAGCTGGGAATGGAATTACGGCCGTTCGCCCGCATTTAACGTGCGCCAAACGAAGCGAATCGAAGGTGCGGGAACCTTCGACGTTCGCCTTCAAGTCGAAGATG
Encoded proteins:
- a CDS encoding response regulator transcription factor gives rise to the protein MHKVLLVDDENLVIKSLEAGIDWKKSGFSVIGKANNGVKALQMVKDLKPHVVFTDIRMPGISGLELIKKIKELDSTVQIIVISGYAEFAYVQKSLNYGVLGYCLKPFDDHEIETLLHTAAKAIEEIKHKREGHLLDLIEEIPNEQTQSAFKKILSDEGITADNLHVVVTLGKGKPIITENARSIAIHVGSAKSSYIVQSLNRESIASTVASPLPEGTLGIGIAQAELDMNGIMKAMEKATLKAWDFFIHGRKDIFVDPEQSNEIRANQLLKQLEKAIAKKDSRLLRATLDEMLESENRQCLSILHALKIYNLVYFHASADPSNTPEEDYIFSKEQLYHLFHSFESMIESLKDFLIDIDKPPEEQTENKTTNASLREVLKYINENYKSDISIQSISKSFYLNPNYLSQLFKRELEVTFTEYVTKVRLQEAKSLLQTTGLSIGEIAENIGFRDYFYFIRTFKRHTQQTPKQYRNKDKQGMGGKAHLKLRLEERM
- a CDS encoding extracellular solute-binding protein; translation: MNRTKMKMKLLPALLAIVLLSTMTLSCSRSEPRPDQTTKALTPNEMQRQSEHMEISVALWDLAENMTSYDPLVEQLEQKLNITIKPVPIGVANYVQQIQMWASSGQLPDIFSVDAVNSQYYRNWRDRGVIQSLPSDLSAYPYLEQYLDFPDLQDLKDDGKLYFIPRQTFDSTDYNVLDRIVIYRWDLAQQAGITKEPETWEEFRALLKAIVDNDPENKKITGLTSVGNLLLGGLFWLYSSPAATSDGSGSDFKWIKEDGKYIPAVFSKHSIESLKLLRDFYTSGLIDPDLPVTRGDMGRDKFAQGEAAALITAGGSMQAVDINIYKERWLKLHPDENAFYDKVKILKPLKAMDGNRYHAIFKTFWSESYISSKVDAKKMERILQLFDYMNSPEFLEMRRFGLKDVDYTKIDDKITVIDPSQSVLTKYKPFSSLANLLHWDGMFKLNPEFAGISPAAHEAQRELIDYSMKMTVKQDYDIRLTKMSTPTKDSFTIFDSDDMVRVMISKLPVEVIWQDIIDGYKAKGLDRMIEEVNAKAKEMGIE
- a CDS encoding lipoate--protein ligase, whose product is MRFISNRNITDPSLNLALEEYILRSLPDTDDYLLFYINEPSIIIGKNQNTVEEINAEYVEENGIHIVRRLSGGGAVYHDLGNLNFSFIMKDDGQSFHNFKKFTAPVVQALRKLGVEAELTGRNDLQVGERKISGNAQFSTRGKMFSHGTLLFDSEMENVVSALKANAEKYVSKATKSIRSRVANISEFLAEPMTIEQFKTSLLTSLFEGEKDIPYYELSEQDWDNVRKLADERYRSWEWNYGRSPAFNVRQTKRIEGAGTFDVRLQVEDGVIAVATIYGDFFGRGDIGELAAKFVGVRYETQALSELLDSIDLPFYCGPVTKEQWLELML